The Lemur catta isolate mLemCat1 chromosome 17, mLemCat1.pri, whole genome shotgun sequence genome segment TCTTCTGGTGGCCGCTGAGTTCTGGGAACAAGGTGACTTGGAAAGGACAGTCTTGGATCAGCAGCCCATTGTGAGTGCTGCTGCCAGAACCTCCCACCCCAACAAGGAGATGAGACCCTATCATGGTCCTCAGGAGCTTCTGGCCTGGCTCAGTGGCAGCCGGGACTCTGGGGTTTCTGGGGTCCTGAGTCTTAATCTCACTTTGTGAGGCCATGCAACATGAGTTCAGGGGGCTCAGGACCTGGGTAAACATGGAAAAAGCAGGGCTGGGGTGATGCCCGAGCAGAGATGAGAGTCGTCGAAACTGGAAGAGCCAGGGCCCCTCTGTGGGTCCAGGCGGCTCTGCCGGGAAGCCCAGCTGGACCAAGCTCCGCTCCAGGAAGGCCCCTGGCGGGGCGTGCAGGGCCCACGCCACAGTGAGCTGGGCCACGCCGGGGTCTTCACGTCAGCATCGCAGCTCAGGGGACACCACCAGCACCGCGGGCGAGGGCTGCTGCCCGCTGGGGCCCCAAGGCTGGACTGACTAGAGCCAACAAGGGATGTGCAGAGGAGCCGCCACCGACAGCTGCCTGTGGGGTCATCTTGGCTTTTTGCTTCCAAGGGCCAGTGTCTGTCAGGCAGGATTGGCCGTCTGGGCCAGGCTTGTCTCCAGCCTTGGGCTCTGCTCTTTTTGTGTCTCTGGGAGCGAACTGATCAGAGCTGTGGAGTTGGGGGCTAGGCGAGGTccccaggggctgaggggctTGTGACCCTCCTCTGCTTCCCCTACAGCCTATGATGGACAGGAACAAGGCAGCCGAGCTCCCCAAGCTGCAGGTTGGCTTCATCGACTTCGTGTGCACATTCGTGTACAAGGTGCGTGGCACAGAGGTGTTCCATGTTGGTCTGCCATTTGGCCCCACAAGGACACAGGGCAGGAGCTAGGGGGACATACTGAGGCAGGGGTCCAACTGCAGAGCCCCCTGTGTGATGCCCCATGACACCCTGGCCCCACAAGAGCTGCATCTCTCTGGGTGTGCTCTGTGGTGACAGTCCCACACTGTGAGGAGGACGTTATCTGGTTCTCCGTGAAGTTGTCCCTGACTGGGCTGTGCCCCTCTGGGGGAAGGTGGGACCAGGAGAACATTCGGTCCAGAAGTGGCCACAAGTCACAGCCCCTACACATGGCACCACCCCCCACTGCCTTCCCCGACTCCATCCGCACCGTGTCCACGTGTGCTCGTTGACATGTGCTTGCGTGTGAGAGACAGAAGAGGGCCGCAGGGCCTGCCTGTGCACCCGTGTGCTTCCGCCCgtgttccccacccctccctccatcctgccCCTCGGCCCCTGCAGGCGGCCTCTTCTACTGTTCTTGGATCTCCTCCCTGCCAACACTGTCTGCATCGTGAGCGTTCACACCCTAAAGCTCCCCGTTCTAACATCAGGAACACAAACCCTGAGCCCTTGTCCCTTTTTAGGGCTTTGCCTCTCAGTggctctccctcctgcctgctggTCCCCACGGGCGAGCGAGGCAGGATGGTGGGGACGGGCAGGAAAAGCAACTTCTCCGTTCCCTCCAGGAGTTTTCCCGTTTCCACGAAGAGATTCTGCCCATGTTTGAACGGCTGCAGAACAACAGGAAGGAGTGGAAGGCGCTGGCCGACGAGTACGAGGCCAAGGTGAAGGCCctggaggagaagaagaaggaggaggagcagccgACCAAGAAAGGTCTGCGCTCCCGCGGCCCGGCCCGCGGGGCAGCACTGGTGGACCTCCCGGGTAGCGTGTGAAGAGGCAGAGAATCACAGGACAGAGCAGATTTCAGACAGCCCTGTCGCTGGCCCACTCAGGTTCCCACTGCAGGGGCCGTGGTGGGGAGGCCCCATCCCACGGAAAGGGCACGCCGCCTCCGTCTGGTTAACAGACCCAGAGTGAAGGATTTCCTCGCCCTCCTGGCCAGTGAACTCACGTTTCTCCTAAGGACGCACCTGTGTTCTTTCCTTTACAACAGGAAAGCCCACTGACTGCTTAACAGCTCACTTTTTCCACCATCCAGTAACTCAGAAAGCTACCTCTCCTCCCACGCCAccctcagaaacaaaacaaacctaaaatcaaaaaaaaaaaaaaaaaaaccccagaaagcAGGCAAGCTACGATTTTAAAAAGTCCTATACAGTGTCCGGAGCACTTACCTCCTCACCCTACATTATGGGAACGGGACTCAATTGTAACAAGTCAGTGTACCCCAAATTAGAACCCCAGTGACATCGTGGCCGTGGTGTGGCCTGTGCTCGACCACCTAGCTCTGGGGTTTTGCTTGCTATTCCCTGCGATCCTACACTATCGACAGAACACCGTAAATAAGGCGGCCAGGGCTGTGGGAGGCCAGTACTGAGTAATCCCAGCACAGTGTCAACAGGGCTAAAGCACTAAGGCAGGCTCAGCCCCGGCTAATCGGCTTGCTCTGGTCACAGACCCAGGCTGTCCTTTCTCCTACAGGGGCTGGCAGAGGACACAGGAAGTAGAGGGGAAGACACTGGGCTGGTGCAGCCAGTACACGGTTCTCACTCTCGGTCTTGTCCTCTCTTGCAGTGGGCACAGAAATTTGCAATGGTGGCCCAGCTCCCAAGTCTTCAACCTGCTGCATCCTGTGAGCACCAGTCCCATGGGGACCCGACGGCTCCCACACTCCACTCATACACTAGGACTCAGGCCCTGCCTGTGGCAGTTCGGTACAAGAGGTTAGGAAGCCCAAGAAAATGACTGAAGATaactttgggccgggcgcggtggctcacgcctgtaatcctagcactctgggaggctgaggcgggtggatcgctcaagctcaggggttcaagaccagcctgagcaagagtgagaccccatctctactaaaaatagaaagaaatgatttggacagctaaaaatctatatagaaaaaattagccgggcatggtggcgcatgcctgtagtcccagctactcgggaggctgaggcagtaggattgcttaagcccaggagtttgaggttgctgtgagctaggctgacgccatggcactcactctagcctgggcaacagtgcaagactctgtctcaaaaaacaaaagataacttTGGATATTTTGGGGGTTTGTTAaggtttgtgtttttataaagcCAACTATGAATAATTTACAGTGTAGCCTACATTACTCATCCATTTTTTGGATATGTAGTAGTTACCACCAGATCTCTGAAAAGGTCTGTGAACTGTGTCTAAAATCATTGAATGGAACATTCACAACTGCacgtgtatatatgtgtatataggtaAACAGATAGGTTCAGAGACGTTGTTTCTCATCTGGTTTAGGAAAAAACACAAGACcagagatttaaaataaagagaaaacaacatGCCCATTTTTTATGTGGTAGAATTACAGCAGAGAACAATTGTATTTGACTCGTTGGGAAATTCTGCCAGAAAGGTCATGGCCACCAGCAGAGCAGCCATCCGACTTGAGCAGTCTGAGCAGAAACGATCTGTACCAAGCGCCACGTGGAGTGCTCCCTTCCTTACAGGGAGGTCGGGTGGGCCTCAATGGCAGCACCTGGCAATGGGCCCAGGATCTCCTTCTAGCGGCAGCTTTCCTTACAGCAGCAACCACGCACCCCAGTGACTTAATACTGGTAAGCCTAGAGtgaagggcagaggcaggagacccAGTGGGACATCACAGGACTCACATTTGAAATGGGTATTGTTTGGTAGCAATTAAGGATTTTCAACTCGTGATATGAGCTCCCGACACTGAGCAGGGACGGCCCACTGGAAGAGCCAGTTTAATTTTCATCTCACCGGTCAGTGACCCCTGGTAACAAGAGCCTGTGACTGGGGGCTCCTAGGGGTTCTCAGAAAGACCCAACAGCAGACAGCCCCTCTGGATACCACCCCACCGAGCTCGGGAGGCACATGTCACCTCCCTCACTCAAACCTCACCCTAACCAAGCACAAGGCTTTAAAACACTTGTAGggcttctcattttctcttcccatAGGCAAACGAACTCATTTTACAAACGGAACTGGGGCTCAAAGCCTAGAAATTTGCTCAAGGCATATAGCTGGGAAGTATTCACAGCAGCATCGCCTTTTCCATTCCAAACCACCGGAGCAAGGGGCTGACAGGCTCGCAGCCAGCAGGCGCCGGGAGGCCGGGTAGCACAGGCCCGGCCTCTCTGAACAGCTCAGGCAGCACTTGGCCTTGTCCTCAGGAGGCCACATCCCTGGATTTCAGTCTTTAAGTCTGACCTGGCCACCTCCTGGGATCAAAGGGAGGATCtgtgaggaggtggcagagggccAAAGCCCAACTGGGGGTCTGGCCTGCTAGATGCCCCAGACAGAACAAGCAATGGGTTTCTGCACTTCTCGCTGTTTGTGCGATACATTTTGGGTCTGTGACTGGTAATGCCAATTAGTTCTTTTGAaaccccctccccatcctccaccccaaACAAACCGCGAACACAGAGTACAACTGCCGAACTTGAGTCCAGTAAATCAAGACAACTGACGCCAGTAGATGAGAGGGAGCCAGAGAATCACACAACACAGGAAGCTTTATTCATCCACTGCTGCTCTGGAGAAAAGCAGGCTGGCACAGACTTCTCACTTTAATATGCTGTCCTCTTGGGCTGAAAGTTAGAAAGAAAGTACATGCATTTTTACATTCTTAAGCAACTGGAAAGGACTTCAGATTTCCAGGTGTTAAATGATCCAACATCTAACTCTAGCAGAACTCAGCCGTGCCCTACTTAAACTGTCCTCCTTTTGTCTCCTTAACCCTGCACACCCGGACCTGACTTCTGCCGAGGGCGTCAGCGGGAAAGTGTGTTCACCTCACGGCCTCTAAGTGGGGGTAAAGTGGCTTCACATGGGCAGCGTGTGGCCTGGGCCTCAACAAAGACTGACTGTCACCAAGACCCGTTCCGCTGCCTCCTCCACAAAGGAGAACCCAAGCACTCTTCTTCACACTGGGCCACTGCTAGACAAAAGGAGAGGCGGCCCCACCCTCAAATAGGGGGCTCACTTGGAGACCAGCTATTTTTCCTGAAAACTTGGGAGGGGACAATCAAAAACCAGTGATGCAGGTACCTTCTGCCAGTTCTCTGGCAATCCGATTCAGCTCAtcctgcttctttttttcctctgctgctatcctcctctcctcttctgccCGGGGTTTTAGGTAACCTGTTGAGGGGGCAGGTGTTCAATTCACTGAAAACGCTGCAAAAAAGGAACTGAGTCCGCAGGTCAAGGTGTCTTCAGCGATGCTGTGAACCAGATACACCTGCTATCTACTCTCCTTTACCTCAACGCAGGCCAAGGCCTGATCCTGATCCCAAAAAGAGCCCACTTGCCTTCCGTCAGACCTCAGCACTCCAACACCCGCTCAGTACCAGCTTTCATCAAGAACCAGGCGCTTTCCAgtccctgcctgggcctcagaAGCCTGCACTGTGGGTAAGCTGATCTCAAGTCAACCCTACGTCTGCGCTGTGGCTGCGCCCCGGGGGCCAAGTCCGCTAGCGCCTCTGCAGGTCTAGGATGGAGGATGTGTCCTGCAGCCTCGCCCCCGCCCCCGTCCCCTTTCTGCGCTGGGATTTACTAAACGGCACTGGGAGTCCCACAGTGAAGCCGAGCAGCCCCCGGCCCTGGCCCCACCGTCACTTACTGTAGCGTGTGGCTCCGTAGGCCACGCCGAGAAACAGGGCGGAGTAGCGGCCGAGCTGCAGGAGAGAGCAGTGGGAGAGGGCAGTCAGCGCggccgggggcgcggggcgggaggaccggggcGGGGGTCGGGAttcgcggggcgggggcgggggcgcggggcgggggccgggatTCGCGAGGGCTCCGAGCACCGGGCGGCGGCCATGAAGCCTGGTTCACCTTGATGAGCGGAGAGACCTGCACCGGCGGCACCATCTTGGCCCTGATCTTCGCACCGGAAGCACAACTCAAGGGTTGAAGAGGACGGCCCAAAGGCCCGGAAAGCGGGGAAGCAAATGCGCACCAGAGGGGCGCACGCGCCGTGGCAGCCAAAGCGCTCCGGCGGCGCCCCCTGGTAGCTGGAGGGTGACGGTACGCCCCGTTCGGCGGGTTACGTCATTTGCGCGCACGCGCACAAGAGCCGGGCGTGCGGTCGCGAGCGGCTGCGCATGTGCTGTGGCCTTGTGCGGCGGAGTCTTGAGCCGTTCGGCGTGGGTGGGCTTCTTTGCCAGGGAGGGGTCGGGCGTGCGTCCAGTCAAGTCGGCTCTACCCTCCTGCCTGGGAGAATACCCTCCAAGCCCTGGAGCTCTCAGGTCGAGGGCGGCTCCGGGCCGGCCCCCAGGTTCATCCCAGCCCCTGGGCACGCAGCCCCCGAGGGCAGTGCTGGGCCGGGAGCCGGGTCCCTGGTACCCAGTGAGCCTAGCACAGGTTgggtgtaaggctggtggcgggcacccctcccctccctaatgaaaaaaaagaagcccacgagacctgccgaaaacaatgcctgcagggccagctaagttaaagaataaccacacctggatggttaccctgataagggtcttggttcctggagtccacacataccaccaacccctcctatttctcaatacttGCCCTAAAAATTCCCAACTCTTCACGCGGAAACTCTTGGCGCCAAAGAAACCCCCATCCCTCAactctaaaaacatatataagcctaCTCAAAACTTAAGGACGGCGTGACTTCCCGGGACCCTCTCCTGGGACCCGTTACCCTTGCCCGGGAGCGCTCAAATAAAGCCTCcttgcttacccctttcaactctgctcgtctttctttctctggcgccaaccatccaaaaaccttacagtgGGCTCCCTCAGACCGGCCAGGAAGAGCATGGCGCTTCGGTGCCCTCTTCGTGCGACCACCCTGCCTTCAGATCACCGACCACTGAGTCCCAGGCTCTGGCCCCATAGCAAGGCTAGACCTTCCTTACCCTGGGAGCCCTCAACACTCCCAtccagaggaggggctggggtctTGGGAAGACCACCCCTAACACATGCTGCTCCCTTCATCCATCAAACTCAAGCCCTCGGGATCCCACAGTCCCACGCTCCAAGGCTCACCTCAACCCAGGCCTGGGGAACACTCTGCTCCCACACCAGTCTCTGCTGGCTTCTGCCCACCTCACAATAGCTACCTGTGTCCTACAGCCCTGTGGTCATCCCTGGCGGGGGCTGCCCAAAAATGGAACCAGCGGTGTCCACAGCCTCCCAGCTATGCCACTGTGCTGACACACCGTTCCCATGGAAAACAGGCCTGGAGCCTACATGGGAGCACCACTCTTCTGGGGTTCTGGGCCCCCCTCCTGCCATCAGCTCTCTTTGCCTCAACAAAGCAGTAGTGCCTCAGTACCTCCCTGCTACTGCCTGTGCTCCAACCTCCTCGCCCTCCACTGCTCAGGGCAGAAACTCCTTGGGAACCAAGGCTTGGGGCTCCACTAATATCCTCTGCTGGGATGGGGAGAGGCCCACTCTTATTCACCATCAAATCCATGTGTTTACAAAGAGAACTTTTTGtctaagagacagggtctcctctgtcacccaggctggagtgcagtggcttgatcatggctcattgcagcctccaactcctgggctcaagcactccttcTGGCTCAGCTacaatagctggaactacaggcacttgccaccaaacctggttaattttttaatatatattttgtagagacagggtctcgctgtgttgcctaggctagttTCCAaatcctgaccttaagcgatcctcccaccttggcctcccaaagtgctagatttgcaggcatgcgccactgtgcctagccaacAAAGAGAACTTAACTATGAATCTTCAGTGAATAAAATGCAACATTGAAAACTCCAGGACACATGGCAGGTGCTCACAATCCTGAGGGGGAGAGGACCAATGAGCCCGGCCAGCCTGGGCACCTAGGGAGGTATGAGCTGCCCTCTAGTCACCTGGGCAGAGGCTGCACCCTCTCCTGGCTTACTCTGGAATCTAGACCCTGGGCCCGCCAGCTAGGAAATGAGAATTCATCTGCACTGATTCCTGGGCTGAGGAGACCAGGCCAATGCTATAGGGCCACCCCACCCTTTTCTCTACCCTCTGTGAGGATGACCTGGAGCCCCTGAAGACTCCTGCCTGAGGCCTTCTTGCCTGAACCTTGTTCTCAGGCAGCCAGGATCAtgctgtcccctgccccccaggctgCCTGAGGAAGTGTTGGCCACACCGATCCCACAGGGCACAAAGCACACCTCGGTGGGTGGGAGCTGGGCACCCCTTGCTCCCGTTTTTGCCCTTAAGCAGCTGGGCAGATGCCCTCAGGTGACACCAGGTTTTTCCttcactgcattttaaaataaaccagaCTCCTCAGCAACTTCTGCTTCCAGAATCAAAACTAAGTGTCTCTAGGGCCTATGATGGGGCCAAAGTGGCGGGGTATGTAACAGCAGCTTCCAGGGGAGGCAGGACAGGGGCACCAGCAGAGGCCACACACATTCACGCTCACCTGGGGAGCGCCCCTGAAGGTGGTGGAGACCTACTGTGGCTCAGGGGCCTTCCTAAGAGTTTGGGGGGGAGGGTCCCACCTGGCTTGGGACACTGGGGCCGCCTGCTGAGGCCTCTGCACCTGTTGGGGTCAGCTGTCGGTGCAGAATCCCAATACTCTCCCAGGCTCTGCTGCTATCTTTAGTGCTATGCTCAGACTCCAGTGGCGGGGAGCCTCCCAGGGGGCTCTGTTCACATTCCTGGCAGCTGTAGGGGCCCTCTGAGTACAGATCTCAGTGTAGCAATCCCCACTGCTGTAGCCCACCAGTGCCACTAAGGGTCCCACTCAGATCCTTGCCCTTCGTTCCCTAGCCCTGCCCCACTTCCCACATCTGGTCACGCATTCTTCCCTCTGGCAGCCTCCCCCACATCTGTCCCAGGCAGGTCAAGCCTCTCCAGGGTCCTCGACTTCAGGGTGTCAGCGCCTTCTGAAGATCCACTGACCCTGGGGATTGCATGAGGTGACACCTAGGGGAAACTATCTGCGACCAGGGACCTCTGCTGCAGTGGGCATTCCAATGGCACCTCTGTCTTTCCAGCTTTGGCAAACTCGACATGGTTCAGACATGTGCCCCACGGGACCCCCCAGCTCTAGTGGCTACACACACTCGCTCCCACCCCTCGCCCGCTGCAGCACCAATGGCTGTGGCTGCCCTGTGTCCTGCTTTccgctgcccctcccccccagcccctccctgccacagGCCCAGGAGACTCTGAGGGTTTGTTCTCCAGGCTTTGGGTCCCACCTGGCCATGTTGCTCAACCTGCAGGCCTCCTCCTTAGTCCTGCTTGGCCTGAAGACCCACCCTGGACCAGGGCATCTGGGTTCTGACCCTGAGGTGGCCTCTGATATCTGGCACTACCAAATGGCCCCCAGGCCAGGTCCCTTCCCCAGACTCTGCCCACAAGGCTACGGTGTAGTAGGAAgacctgggccctgggccagggcaggctgGCCACCTTCAGTGCTCTTCCAAGCCGGTAATATCATGTTCCATGGGCCAGGCCAGGAGCTTCCAGCCATGAGGCCAGAATGGGGGCGGGGGATCCCATGGCCAGGGTTGTGGGCTGACTGTTGTCTGCTACtgaggcagggaggtgaggacaGTGCCACAGAAACTGCTGACACACAGAATGTGTTATGCAAAGGCTTGCTGACCAGTCACCGGGGCCACTCACAGCAATTTTGTGCAAACCTGGAAAAGGTGCCCCTTCCTCAGGCCCCTGCAGTTCCTGCAGCCCTGCCACGGCTCAGGGTACCCCAGCAGGCCCTCAGCTCCTCAGCCAAGAGTGTGGGCAAGTGGTCTTCTTGGTCGGGGTGGCAGGAGACTCGCAGCTttcctgggtggggcagggtgaaCATGACTGAGTCACCACCGGGTTGCTGAAGCTCACTCTGCAGTTGTCCAGTCCCCTGAGGTGGCCTTAAGCCTGTCCTTGTAGGGAGTGGCAGCCGAAGTCTGAGCTGTCCTGGGGGACCAGACAGGAGCTTAAGATGGGCTGGACCTGGGCGGGGAGGAGCACAGAGGCATCGCATCAGGCAGCCAAGGCATGGTGAGGGTGGCCAGGCAGGCACTGGGGCAGGGGCGTGTGTACGTGCACAAGTGTGTTTAAATGTGTGTGCACACTTGCATgagtgtgcgtgcgtgtgtgaaCATGCACATGAGTGTGCACGTGTGGGTATggatgtggggggtgggagggtcaTGCCCCATGCTGCCATGGTGACAGTCTGGGGCAGGATGGAGGGTCCTGGCCATCATGGAAGCCCAGTGCCCATAACAAGCCCACCGATGGAGTCCATCTGCCCCTTGAGCCCTCAGAGGCTAAGCTGGCTCCTGCAGGGCCCTGAGCTGAGCCCATTGTGTTCTTTCAGGGCCTCTGGGAGCCACTGCCCTTCCCCTACTCCGTATGCCAACACCAGACACCTGCAGCTGCCCCCCAGGCACCCAGGCTTGGGGCGGGCATGCTCCCCAGCTGCCCGGCCACT includes the following:
- the ATP5ME gene encoding ATP synthase subunit e, mitochondrial; this encodes MVPPVQVSPLIKLGRYSALFLGVAYGATRYSYLKPRAEEERRIAAEEKKKQDELNRIARELAEAQEDSILK